Proteins co-encoded in one Arachis hypogaea cultivar Tifrunner chromosome 13, arahy.Tifrunner.gnm2.J5K5, whole genome shotgun sequence genomic window:
- the LOC112735058 gene encoding uncharacterized protein — MEKGKAVAQSSGIDKHKDVDVDEEYFDEGDDDMVGTISIIPTKYLGECKSNPDEDYDQEDEEVFSSIRIEDEPSFFPRPTERQMSHLRPLHIVAVVNGFKINKVLIDGGVAISLLPKRMLGKVRKHVNELVPTNIAVTDFSGNSTPARGLVTLTIKVGSSERHYVFVVVPSKASYNALLGRDWNHGVGAVPSTMHQSVLLWTEEGKPEIVKADSSQYVEQMHVDFRIYNCKLKPFNVDRSLNPYNYEGCYLTSEGLSVKLRYPDLVGEPTGLDRSLVEHRLALKLNARPVKQTPRRFAPEINVKIKEEIECLIKEKFIRTARYVEWVSNIVPMMTKNEKLRVCIDFCDLNNATPKDEYFMPIVDMLIDSAAGNEILSFMDGYYGYNQIFIVEDDVAKTAFRCPGALGTYEWVVMPFGLKNAGAMYQRVMNAIFHEFIGRFMEVYIDDVMVKSISVSQHIGHLRKAFLTMRKKGLKMNLLKCAFGVSAGNFLGFVVHKKGIAIDKNKEDAILALSAPKSKKEVQSFLGKIKV; from the exons atggagaaagggaaagcagttgCTCAATCCTCTGGGATCGATAAACATAAAGACGTCGATGTCGATGAGGAATACTTTGATGAAGGAGATGATGACATGGTAGGGACGATTTCAATAATTCCCACTAAGTACCTTGGAGAATGCAAAAGTAATCCGGATGAAGATTATGATCAGGAAGATGAAGAGGTTTTCTCTTCCATTCGCATAGAAGATGAGCCGAGTTTCTTTCCTCGACCTACTGAGAGACAAATGTCTCATCTTCGTCCCCTTCATATTGTTGCTGTTGTGAATGGGTTCAAAATAAACAAGGTGCTGATTGATGGTGGGGTAGCGATTAGCCTCCTACCTAAGAGGATGTTGGGAAAAGTACGGAAGCATGTTAACGAGTTGGTCCCTACGAACATTgctgtgactgattttagtgggaATTCCACGCCAGCGAGAGGGCTGGTTACCTTGACCATAAAGGTGGGGTCTTCGGAGAGACACTATGTGTTTGTGGTAGTGCCATCGAAGGCTAGTTATAATGCCTTACTTGGGAGAGATTGGAACCATGGAGTAGGTGCTGTACCATCTACAATGCATCAGAGCGTGCTTCTGTGGACTGAAGAAGGCAAACCTGAAATTGTCAAAGCAGATTCGAGTCAATACGTCGAACAAATGCATGTCGATTTTAGGATATATAATTGTAAATTGAAGCCTTTTAATGTTGATCGATCTCTGAATCCTTACAATTATGAAGGGTGTTATTTGACTTCGGAGGGGCTTTCGGTGAAGTTGCGCTATCCAGATTTGGTCGGTGAGCCGACAG GTCTCGATCGTTCATTAGTAGAACATCGATTAGCATTGAAACTCAATGCTCGACCTGTGAAACAAACCCCAAGACGTTTTGCTCCTGAAATCAAtgtgaaaattaaagaagaaatagaatgCTTGATCAAAGAAAAATTTATTCGAACTGCTCGTTATGTGGAGTGGGTGTCGAATATTGTTCCAATGATGacgaaaaatgaaaaattgaggGTATGTATCGATTTTTGCGATTTAAATAATGCTACTCCAAAGGATGAATATTTCATGCCAATTGTGGATATGTTAATCGATTCTGCAGCGGGAAATGAAATTCTTAGCTTCATGGATGGTTATTATGGATATAACCAAATTTTCATTGTAGAAGATGATGTGGCTAAAACTGCTTTCCGTTGTCCTGGAGCGTTAGGCACATATGAGTGGGTagttatgccttttggtttgaagaATGCTGGAGCAATGTATCAACGAGTAATGAATGCCATTTTCCATGAGTTTATTGGAAGATTTATGGAAGTTTATATCGATGATGTAATGGTAAAATCGATTTCTGTAAGTCAACATATAGGTCATTTAAGAAAGGCATTTTTGACTATGCGAAAGAAAGGATTAAAAATGAATCTTTTGAAATGTGCTTTTGGGGTATCGGCTGGAAATTTCCTAGGCTTTGTTGTTCATAAAAAGGGGATAGCCATTGATAAAAACAAAGAAGATGCAATATTAGCCTTGTCTGCTCccaaatcaaagaaggaagtGCAATCGTTTTTGGGTaaaataaaggtttaa